A DNA window from Caretta caretta isolate rCarCar2 chromosome 7, rCarCar1.hap1, whole genome shotgun sequence contains the following coding sequences:
- the PDHB gene encoding pyruvate dehydrogenase E1 component subunit beta, mitochondrial isoform X2: MAAAAGALRRLVRGGPQQGLGRLLQLRRGIHGTAPAAAQVTVRDALNQALDEELERDETVFLLGEEVAQYDGAYKVSRGLWKKYGDKRIIDTPISEMGFTGIAVGAAMAGLRPICEFMTFNFSMQAIDQVINSAAKTLYMSAGIVPVPVVFRGPNGASAGVGAQHSQCFAAWYGHCPGLKVVSPWSSEDAKGLLKASVRDDNPVVMLENELMYGVPFEMSEEAQSKDFLVPIGKAKIERQGTHVTLVSHSRSVGHCLEAAAVLVKEGVECEVVNLRTIRPMDVESIEASVVKTNHLITVEGGWPQFGVGAEICARIMEGPAFNYLDAPAVRLTGADVPMPYAKILEDNCLPQVKDIIFAVKKILNI, from the exons ATGGCGGCTGCCGCAGGGGCACTGAGGAGGCTGGTGCGAGGCGGGCCCCAGCAG GGCCTGGGGCGGCTGCTGCAGCTGCGCCGCGGGATTCACGGGACCGCGCCGGCCGCCGCCCAG GTGACTGTCCGCGATGCATTAAATCAGGCATTAGATGAGGAGCTGGAGAGGGACGAGACGGTGTTCCTGTTGGGGGAGGAAGTTGCCCAGTATGATGGTGCGTACAAG GTTAGCCGAGGTCTCTGGAAGAAATATGGAGACAAGAGAATAATAGATACTCCTATATCAGAG atgggCTTTACAGGAATTGCTGTAGGTGCTGCTATG GCTGGGTTGAGGCCGATTTGTGAATTCATGACCTTCAACTTCTCCATGCAAGCAATTGATCAAGTTATAAATTCTGCTGCCAAGACACTTTACATGTCTGCAGGCATAGTGCCTGTCCCAGTTGTCTTCAGAGGTCCCAATggtgcctcagctggagtaggaGCACAGCATTCACAGTGCTTTGCTGCTTGGTATGGGCATTGTCCTGGACTGAAAGTAGTCAGCCCTTGGAGTTCAGAGGATGCAAAAGGTCTACTTAAAGCATCAGTCCGGGATGACAATCCAG TTGTGATGCTGGAAAATGAATTGATGTACGGAGTcccttttgaaatgtcagaagaaGCTCAGTCAAAGGACTTTCTTGTTCCTATTGGAAAAGCCAAAATAGAAAGGCAAG GAACCCATGTTACTTTAGTGTCACACTCCAGATCTGTTGGACACTGTCTGGAAGCAGCTGCTGTACTTGTCAAAGAAGGTGTGGAGTGTGAG GTGGTAAACCTCCGTACCATTAGACCAATGgatgtggaaagtatagaagccAGTGTTGTGAAGACAAATCATCTTATAACAGTGGAAGGAGGCTGGCCGCAGTTTGGAGTAGGAGCTGAAATTTGTGCTAGGATCATGGAAG GACCTGCCTTTAACTATTTGGATGCTCCAGCTGTGCGTCTCACAGGTGCAGATGTTCCTATGCCTTATGCAAAGATTTTGGAAGACAACTGCTTACCTCAAGTGAAAGATATCATATTTGCagtgaagaaaatattaaatatctaG
- the PDHB gene encoding pyruvate dehydrogenase E1 component subunit beta, mitochondrial isoform X3 has product MAAAAGALRRLVRGGPQQVTVRDALNQALDEELERDETVFLLGEEVAQYDGAYKVSRGLWKKYGDKRIIDTPISEMGFTGIAVGAAMAGLRPICEFMTFNFSMQAIDQVINSAAKTLYMSAGIVPVPVVFRGPNGASAGVGAQHSQCFAAWYGHCPGLKVVSPWSSEDAKGLLKASVRDDNPVVMLENELMYGVPFEMSEEAQSKDFLVPIGKAKIERQGTHVTLVSHSRSVGHCLEAAAVLVKEGVECEVVNLRTIRPMDVESIEASVVKTNHLITVEGGWPQFGVGAEICARIMEGPAFNYLDAPAVRLTGADVPMPYAKILEDNCLPQVKDIIFAVKKILNI; this is encoded by the exons ATGGCGGCTGCCGCAGGGGCACTGAGGAGGCTGGTGCGAGGCGGGCCCCAGCAG GTGACTGTCCGCGATGCATTAAATCAGGCATTAGATGAGGAGCTGGAGAGGGACGAGACGGTGTTCCTGTTGGGGGAGGAAGTTGCCCAGTATGATGGTGCGTACAAG GTTAGCCGAGGTCTCTGGAAGAAATATGGAGACAAGAGAATAATAGATACTCCTATATCAGAG atgggCTTTACAGGAATTGCTGTAGGTGCTGCTATG GCTGGGTTGAGGCCGATTTGTGAATTCATGACCTTCAACTTCTCCATGCAAGCAATTGATCAAGTTATAAATTCTGCTGCCAAGACACTTTACATGTCTGCAGGCATAGTGCCTGTCCCAGTTGTCTTCAGAGGTCCCAATggtgcctcagctggagtaggaGCACAGCATTCACAGTGCTTTGCTGCTTGGTATGGGCATTGTCCTGGACTGAAAGTAGTCAGCCCTTGGAGTTCAGAGGATGCAAAAGGTCTACTTAAAGCATCAGTCCGGGATGACAATCCAG TTGTGATGCTGGAAAATGAATTGATGTACGGAGTcccttttgaaatgtcagaagaaGCTCAGTCAAAGGACTTTCTTGTTCCTATTGGAAAAGCCAAAATAGAAAGGCAAG GAACCCATGTTACTTTAGTGTCACACTCCAGATCTGTTGGACACTGTCTGGAAGCAGCTGCTGTACTTGTCAAAGAAGGTGTGGAGTGTGAG GTGGTAAACCTCCGTACCATTAGACCAATGgatgtggaaagtatagaagccAGTGTTGTGAAGACAAATCATCTTATAACAGTGGAAGGAGGCTGGCCGCAGTTTGGAGTAGGAGCTGAAATTTGTGCTAGGATCATGGAAG GACCTGCCTTTAACTATTTGGATGCTCCAGCTGTGCGTCTCACAGGTGCAGATGTTCCTATGCCTTATGCAAAGATTTTGGAAGACAACTGCTTACCTCAAGTGAAAGATATCATATTTGCagtgaagaaaatattaaatatctaG
- the PDHB gene encoding pyruvate dehydrogenase E1 component subunit beta, mitochondrial isoform X1, producing the protein MAAAAGALRRLVRGGPQQVGPGRLPPPPPRRLCVNACPVSPQGLGRLLQLRRGIHGTAPAAAQVTVRDALNQALDEELERDETVFLLGEEVAQYDGAYKVSRGLWKKYGDKRIIDTPISEMGFTGIAVGAAMAGLRPICEFMTFNFSMQAIDQVINSAAKTLYMSAGIVPVPVVFRGPNGASAGVGAQHSQCFAAWYGHCPGLKVVSPWSSEDAKGLLKASVRDDNPVVMLENELMYGVPFEMSEEAQSKDFLVPIGKAKIERQGTHVTLVSHSRSVGHCLEAAAVLVKEGVECEVVNLRTIRPMDVESIEASVVKTNHLITVEGGWPQFGVGAEICARIMEGPAFNYLDAPAVRLTGADVPMPYAKILEDNCLPQVKDIIFAVKKILNI; encoded by the exons ATGGCGGCTGCCGCAGGGGCACTGAGGAGGCTGGTGCGAGGCGGGCCCCAGCAGGTAGGGCCGGGccggctgcccccgcccccgccccgccggctCTGTGTTAACGCGTGTCCCGTCTCTCCGCAGGGCCTGGGGCGGCTGCTGCAGCTGCGCCGCGGGATTCACGGGACCGCGCCGGCCGCCGCCCAG GTGACTGTCCGCGATGCATTAAATCAGGCATTAGATGAGGAGCTGGAGAGGGACGAGACGGTGTTCCTGTTGGGGGAGGAAGTTGCCCAGTATGATGGTGCGTACAAG GTTAGCCGAGGTCTCTGGAAGAAATATGGAGACAAGAGAATAATAGATACTCCTATATCAGAG atgggCTTTACAGGAATTGCTGTAGGTGCTGCTATG GCTGGGTTGAGGCCGATTTGTGAATTCATGACCTTCAACTTCTCCATGCAAGCAATTGATCAAGTTATAAATTCTGCTGCCAAGACACTTTACATGTCTGCAGGCATAGTGCCTGTCCCAGTTGTCTTCAGAGGTCCCAATggtgcctcagctggagtaggaGCACAGCATTCACAGTGCTTTGCTGCTTGGTATGGGCATTGTCCTGGACTGAAAGTAGTCAGCCCTTGGAGTTCAGAGGATGCAAAAGGTCTACTTAAAGCATCAGTCCGGGATGACAATCCAG TTGTGATGCTGGAAAATGAATTGATGTACGGAGTcccttttgaaatgtcagaagaaGCTCAGTCAAAGGACTTTCTTGTTCCTATTGGAAAAGCCAAAATAGAAAGGCAAG GAACCCATGTTACTTTAGTGTCACACTCCAGATCTGTTGGACACTGTCTGGAAGCAGCTGCTGTACTTGTCAAAGAAGGTGTGGAGTGTGAG GTGGTAAACCTCCGTACCATTAGACCAATGgatgtggaaagtatagaagccAGTGTTGTGAAGACAAATCATCTTATAACAGTGGAAGGAGGCTGGCCGCAGTTTGGAGTAGGAGCTGAAATTTGTGCTAGGATCATGGAAG GACCTGCCTTTAACTATTTGGATGCTCCAGCTGTGCGTCTCACAGGTGCAGATGTTCCTATGCCTTATGCAAAGATTTTGGAAGACAACTGCTTACCTCAAGTGAAAGATATCATATTTGCagtgaagaaaatattaaatatctaG